A portion of the Takifugu flavidus isolate HTHZ2018 unplaced genomic scaffold, ASM371156v2 ctg637, whole genome shotgun sequence genome contains these proteins:
- the LOC130521005 gene encoding ladderlectin-like, protein MKTVLILSVLLCAALAAPAEVEEKSPEMPAGSNPQPVEEQMAAAPAEEVVSEDENGGADGAEKESKMLQEEEDEGSDPASRNARVNFCPDGWFTYGYRCYIFVNSPMNWYSAKDHCNSLGANLASVSSPKEYSFLQQMTKTSSQSIAWLGGFYLQGRWLWINNEGFYYTNWYSQSSSVSYPCMFLYSTYGWSNTACTSSLRFICSKSPFGC, encoded by the exons ATGAAGACTGTGCTGATCCTCTCGGTCCTGCTGTGTGCTGCCCTGGcag ctccagcagaagtTGAAGAAAAGTCTCCAG AGATGCCAGCAGGATCGAACCCACAACCAGTGGAGGAACAAATGGCTGCTGCACCCGCCGAGGAGGTAGTGAGCGAAGATGAGaacggaggtgctgatggtgctgagaAGGAGTCAAAGATGctgcaagaagaggaggatgaaggatctGATCCTGCTTCCAGAAACG ctcgtGTTAACTTCTGTCCAGACGGCTGGTTCACTTATGGCTATCGATGCTACATCTTTGTCAATTCTCCCATGAACTGGTACAGTGCTAAG GATCACTGCAACAGTTTGGGTGCTAACCTGGCTTCAGTCAGCAGCCCCAAAGAGTacagcttcctgcagcagatgacAAAAACTTCCAGCCAGTCCATTGCGTGGTTGGGGGGCTTTTACCTGCAG gGCCGTTGGCTGTGGATCAATAATGAAGGTTTCTATTATACCAACTGGTACTCGCagtcctcctctgtcagctACCCCTGCATGTTCTTATACAGCACCT aTGGTTGGAGTAACACCGCGTGTACTTCTTCACTTCGCTTCATCTGCTCCAAGAGCCCATTTGGTtgttaa